From one Formosa sediminum genomic stretch:
- a CDS encoding cell division protein ZapA, with protein MSEMLKIKLSIANRVYPLTIAPEQEEGLRKAAKEIEAMIAQFEQSYSVRDKQDVLAMCALQFASQVEQKQIDTESISEHVEEKLNALNRLLQNQLNS; from the coding sequence ATGTCAGAGATGCTAAAAATTAAACTTTCTATAGCTAATAGAGTATACCCATTAACCATTGCTCCAGAGCAAGAAGAGGGGTTACGTAAAGCGGCAAAAGAAATTGAAGCTATGATTGCGCAATTTGAGCAAAGTTATTCTGTAAGAGATAAACAGGATGTATTAGCCATGTGTGCTTTACAATTTGCGTCTCAAGTAGAACAAAAACAAATAGATACGGAATCAATTAGTGAACATGTCGAGGAAAAGTTAAATGCTTTAAATCGCTTATTACAAAATCAATTGAATTCTTAA
- a CDS encoding peptidoglycan DD-metalloendopeptidase family protein, whose translation MRIPFFLFFFIPVILFSQNPYPQDYFSNPLEIPIVLAGTFAELRSNHFHSGMDIKTQQREGLNVLAAADGFVSRIKISSFGYGKTLYVTHPNGYTTVYAHLSKLAPKIEAYLKERQYQEESYEIELFPPIKALLVEKGERIAYSGNTGSSGGPHLHFEIRDKNEHPLNPMLFGITTKDTKAPLISSLYAYPISENAHVNKSDSKQKIRLIKQADGNFIAEPIKAYGKIGFGIETVDQQDLAYNKNGVYNIQTQFNGLINFEIDFKSFSFLETNDINRLIDYDIYKNEKDRIQKLFVASNNTLSLYKNTVDNGYLTIADSTSGVYKIKVSDFEGNASWITVSIDGKQNDKVIKTAPKVTPYYIFENKATALTEENVTVNFFKNTFYEDFFLDFKVSNDTLQLLPIGQAARKNFSIAFDISKYNDADKNQLFIAELVGYKKYPSYSKTTRTANTLVTYTKDLGYYTLVSDTVAPTITAVNFKNNQWISSAKTLRVKISDDLSGISNYRATLNGKWILMEYEYKKDMLTYEFSDNISATGQNDFKLIVTDNVGNSATFETRFYRK comes from the coding sequence ATGCGAATTCCCTTTTTTTTATTCTTTTTTATACCTGTTATTCTTTTTTCTCAAAACCCTTATCCACAAGATTATTTTAGTAATCCGTTAGAGATTCCTATTGTTTTAGCTGGGACTTTTGCCGAATTAAGATCTAATCATTTTCACTCGGGAATGGATATTAAAACTCAACAGCGTGAAGGCTTAAATGTCTTAGCTGCTGCAGATGGTTTTGTAAGCAGAATTAAAATTTCATCCTTTGGTTACGGTAAAACCTTATATGTAACTCACCCTAACGGATATACAACCGTATATGCACACTTATCTAAATTAGCCCCAAAAATTGAAGCTTATTTAAAAGAACGTCAGTATCAAGAAGAATCTTATGAGATAGAATTATTTCCCCCTATTAAAGCCTTACTAGTAGAAAAAGGAGAACGTATTGCTTATAGCGGAAACACGGGGAGTTCTGGTGGACCACATTTACATTTTGAGATTCGAGATAAAAATGAACACCCTTTAAATCCTATGTTATTTGGCATCACTACAAAAGACACCAAAGCTCCTTTAATAAGTAGTTTATATGCCTATCCAATTAGTGAAAATGCTCATGTAAATAAATCTGATAGCAAACAAAAAATACGATTAATAAAACAAGCTGATGGCAATTTTATTGCTGAACCTATTAAAGCTTATGGTAAAATTGGTTTTGGTATAGAAACTGTAGATCAGCAAGATCTTGCATATAATAAAAACGGTGTATACAATATACAAACGCAATTTAATGGTCTTATTAATTTTGAAATCGATTTTAAATCTTTTTCATTTCTAGAAACCAATGACATTAATAGATTAATAGATTACGACATTTACAAAAATGAAAAAGACCGCATTCAGAAATTATTTGTAGCTAGTAATAACACCTTAAGTTTATATAAAAACACGGTAGATAATGGCTATTTAACTATTGCCGATAGCACTTCTGGAGTATATAAAATTAAAGTGAGTGATTTTGAAGGCAATGCCTCTTGGATTACCGTTTCTATAGATGGAAAACAAAACGATAAGGTTATAAAAACAGCTCCTAAAGTAACACCCTACTATATATTCGAAAATAAAGCTACAGCTTTAACTGAAGAAAATGTTACTGTAAACTTCTTTAAAAATACTTTTTACGAAGATTTTTTCCTAGATTTTAAAGTCTCTAACGATACATTACAATTATTGCCTATTGGGCAAGCTGCAAGAAAAAACTTTAGTATTGCTTTTGATATTTCTAAATACAACGATGCAGACAAAAACCAATTATTTATTGCAGAATTAGTAGGTTATAAAAAATACCCGAGTTACTCTAAAACCACACGCACGGCTAACACCCTTGTAACATACACCAAAGATTTAGGTTATTACACCTTAGTTTCAGATACCGTTGCACCTACCATTACAGCTGTTAATTTTAAAAATAACCAATGGATTAGTAGTGCCAAGACACTTCGGGTAAAAATTTCAGATGATTTATCCGGAATATCCAATTATAGAGCGACCCTTAATGGCAAATGGATTTTAATGGAATACGAATACAAAAAAGATATGCTAACTTATGAGTTTAGTGATAACATAAGTGCAACTGGACAAAATGATTTTAAATTAATAGTAACAGATAACGTAGGAAATAGTGCTACTTTTGAAACCAGGTTTTACAGAAAATAA